In one window of Helianthus annuus cultivar XRQ/B chromosome 17, HanXRQr2.0-SUNRISE, whole genome shotgun sequence DNA:
- the LOC110920770 gene encoding uncharacterized protein LOC110920770 isoform X2 — MHRRTPVAGTTTISTATHLNFPFPFQLIKSDTIPPAPTRPESTIDWLPDYLGHAWIAYAASSLLVISNFPSPSVTNGISGDPVFRQVIEVSSDGSGDVSAVSWSPGSMCCGEVAASLENCIGVFSHNSEGSFCWSQTAILVHATNIEAIKWTGSGDGLISVGTDIVLWRKNVLSWEIAWKFKPEFLQSLVSTTSTIEGPFATAPLNNDSPSVLICHGKSKCIKAELHHHVPVSMIQWRPLVANEWKETPKHPLKLVLLTCCADGTVRLWSEIDDGRGRKTGKAHNDQRPLASTFRVAATIEINQAVNGILGSNVFVRWATELDGIVNIGNEGSQYFPSEEYHLGKPGKCDWLICFGPQTLITFWAVHCIDDISPLRFPRVTLWKKCELPSCKTETSFPLHKSIISRNGFFGPPDVSSVIHLLPSNHLTWSQFYKQTSSEDSVSAIANGSLNIDGHTGKILQIELHPSVSYPELAVSLDINGVILFWSFSNSAISLPLNDGCKLYGKFVARDSRCKYTNLRWAPAIIDDCKVLLMGHAAGIDCFLVNVSQNEDFISCNKLCTIPFTPNGNENGPASIWSIPLTFNKFMVLAVRKGNFQALSWKITIHPAEISFNETVETATYSFESDMSGKKYRILVDRCSSSFPNPYDHDNITSFATGMFNDHVPYHMVTGCFDGSLKLWRSLDQEWELVGAVAAHAGPVTRVSVTDCGRKIATISNKDGSNDHSTLHIWESVYVGDVGSFLLEESIHLDGTVVALNWLTIGNGQFLLGVSLRNELQVYSMRRCEGESSVGSKKSKDRNVWFCLAKSQTGPTICDFVWGPKASCVIVHDDYFCLFSQWLLPQSKKHMSNSGSDTRDVEKLTFKDGNETCVSNGVMRMNKENCIVSSVSENYEQKYDIFTDIGLSSILEITADVGGSLPAYHPESLLVNIYSGNWKRAQSTLKHLLEHLSSNNVDLKRIPQMSLSDYIEGLFSEKSNNKASFTWDANINLDQFSYSSWDSNGSTNSTSTRSGLSGLAKLLEKLHDILVITDTEKMQILAVVDLLEEISNSNASSPYGGLDESGRRFWVAVRFQQLYCARRVGKLPLVGELTIDSALIAWAFHSDCLDSLFDSFLNNDSSWQEMRNMGIGYWYTNKSQLRVKMERLAKQQYLKNKDPKACTLLYVALNRLQVLAGLYKISKDEKDKPLVAFLSRNFQDEKNKAAALKNAYVLMGRHQLELAVAFFLLGGDTASAINVCTKTLGDEQLALVICRLIEGYNGPSEHHLISKFLLPSAYENGDYWKSSILEWVLGNYSKAFTSMLGEQVTSPSDKPALLSNHAAFNDSSVGQYCIMLANKNQTKNAIGERNTATLCRWAVLMSSTALSRCGLPVEALECLSSSVSIFNGSEQKSVSDNSEIIILDERLNPSAYSANWVSGDAAFHVLSHAKYSFAMQYVTNLLTEHPSWPQSVTPSSEIPYNALLSTFENKLNAALAYFEQKYSLTRYHLINMIIVSLYNHGLMFIGSHMLQHERFALNRNPSYPTLPTLLLKGIEDFSFLFSKYNMVCMMNCCNTEPHSTQTNMVTGNRGSRLSSCGIYMKDLLSLISKLKSGLKLVGDSYAECFLDLCEYYIYFTSAWFQKNPKSVIFVLKPILLTYSNESVTFNSNMKIINDFLPKLSELLDHHEISVQTVGLTVNDENSHGIPEKDKWQIIRASLCGLMSGFLKHQIDLLPENLEDNYSLAKLLKVESEHALSYCAKQLASFLLQKVKDQSNESTILWLENLCRSTPITNYRGLGQGVDFDFNLSRVLNNEEGLSTFEVLWSMFDDEKMLCGDFAVEYSKWSQLIKQKHTKGWNDVYTSITGDHEPSENDDREAVDHSIDLSVDHRDPDIKMKHSPFQKPKEVHKINGELLEALCINSIDQQQAAIACNKKGIIFYNWEDGRSSFDKSNYIWTDVDWPTDGWAGSESTPVPTCVSPGIGLGSRKGTHLGLGGATIGVGLAKPVSTSSLGWEIQQDFEELVDPPATVDNIRTRAFSSHPSRPFFLVGSSNTHVYLWEFGKNTATATYGVLPAANVPPPYALASISAVHFDHCGQRFATAASDGTVCTWQLEVGGRSNVRPTESSLCFNNYTSDVTYVTSSGSIVAAVGYSSNNVNVVIWDTLAPPTTSRASIMCHEGGARSICVFADEMGSGSVSPLIVTGGKGGDVGVHDFRYIATRRPKKHTNSDNDEQKFSASSTAGLHNKHGDQNRNGMLWYIPKAHSGSVTRISAIPNTSFFLTGSKDGDVKLWDAKRAKLVYHWPKMHDRHTFIQPSSRGFGGVVRAAVTDIQVVSNGFLSCGGDGSVKLVQLRDLL; from the exons GTTCTTTTTGTTGGAGCCAGACTGCAATACTCGTGCACGCCACAAACATTGAGGCCATCAAATGGACCGGTTCCGGAGACGGTCTAATATCAGTCGGAACCGATATCGTTTTATGGAGAAAAAACGTGCTCTCATGGGAAATCGCTTGGAAATTTAAACCCGAGTTTCTGCAATCTTTGGTCTCCACTACGTCAACCATCGAAGGCCCATTTGCAACCGCACCATTAAATAACGACTCACCGTCTGTGTTAATATGTCACGGGAAATCAAAATGCATTAAAGCCGAGCTCCACCATCACGTGCCGGTTTCCATGATTCAATGGAGACCGTTGGTAGCGAACGAATGGAAAGAGACACCGAAACATCCGTTAAAGCTCGTTTTGTTAACATGTTGTGCTGACGGAACCGTAAGGTTGTGGAGTGAGATTGATGATGGGCGGGGACGGAAGACCGGGAAGGCCCATAATGATCAGAGACCACTTGCGTCAACGTTTCGAGTTGCCGCAACAATCGAGATAAATCAAGCGGTAAACGGCATTCTCGGTTCTAATGTATTTGTCAGATGGGCCACCGAGCTTGATGGTATTGTTAATATCGGTAACGAAGGTAGTCAGTACTTTCCGTCAGAAGAATATCACCTCGGCAAACCGGGAAAATGTGATTGGTTAATATGTTTCGGTCCGCAAACGCTTATAACGTTCTGGGCTGTTCATTGTATCGATGATATTTCCCCATTAAGGTTTCCACGCGTTACATTATGGAAAAAATGCGAATTACCGAGTTGTAAAACCGAAACAAGTTTTCCGCTTCACAAATCTATCATATCAAGAAACGGGTTCTTCGGCCCGCCAGACGTATCCTCCGTGATTCACTTATTACCATCTAATCATTTAACGTGGTCACAGTTCTATAAACAAACATCATCAGAAGATTCGGTTTCGGCTATTGCTAACGGAAGTTTAAACATAGATGGTCATACCGGAAAGATTTTACAAATTGAATTGCATCCGTCTGTTAGTTATCCCGAACTTGCGGTTTCGTTAGATATTAACGGAGTGATTTTATTTTGGTCGTTTTCCAATAGTGCTATCAGTTTACCGTTGAACGATGGCTGCAAGCTTTACGGAAAGTTTGTAGCTCGTGATTCTCGATGCAAATACACTAACTTGAGGTGGGCCCCTGCAATAATAGATGATTGTAAGGTTCTACTGATGGGGCATGCTGCAGGCATAGATTGTTTTTTAGTCAACGTTAGTCAAAATGAAGATTTTATATCATGTAATAAACTATGTACTATTCCTTTTACGCCTAATGGCAATGAAAACGGACCCGCGAGTATCTGGTCAATTCCTTTGACTTTTAACAAATTTATGGTATTAGCTGTACGCAAAGGAAACTTTCAGGCGTTATCATGGAAAATCACCATTCATCCGGCGGAAATCAGCTTCAACGAGACTGTAGAAACTGCCACGTATTCCTTTGAAAGTGATATGTCTGGTAAGAAATATCGTATACTTGTTGATCGTTGCTCATCATCATTTCCAAATCCGTACGATCATGACAACATTACGAGTTTTGCTACTGGAATGTTCAACGATCATGTTCCGTATCACATGGTTACCGGCTGTTTCGACGGTAGTTTAAAACTATGGAGAAGTTTAGATCAAGAGTGGGAATTAGTAGGCGCGGTTGCCGCACATGCAGGGCCCGTCACGAGAGTTAGTGTAACCGATTGTGGTCGAAAGATTGCAACTATATCTAACAAGGACGGGTCAAATGACCACAGTACCCTTCACATATGGGAATCTGTATACGTTGGAGACGTTGGAAGTTTTTTACTTGAAGAAAGTATACATCTTGATGGTACGGTGGTTGCGTTAAATTGGTTAACGATAGGTAACGGTCAGTTCTTGCTTGGCGTTTCCTTGCGGAATGAACTGCAGGTGTACTCCATGAGGCGTTGTGAAGGTGAAAGTTCTGTAGGTTCGAAAAAGTCAAAGGATAGAAACGTGTGGTTTTGTCTTGCGAAAAGTCAAACTGGTCCGACAATCTGCGATTTCGTTTGGGGGCCTAAAGCAAGTTGTGTGATCGTTCATGATGACTACTTTTGTCTTTTCAGCCAGTGGTTACTCCCACAGAGCAAAAAACACATGTCGAATAGTGGTTCTGATACTCGTGATGTTGAAAAATTGACATTTAAGGACGGTAATGAAACATGCGTGTCAAACGGTGTTATGAGAATGAACAAGGAGAATTGTATAGTTTCAAGCGTTTCTGAAAACTATGAACAGAAATATGATATTTTTACGGATATTGGTCTATCGAGTATTTTGGAAATAACAGCAGATGTTGGTGGCTCTCTACCTGCATATCACCCTGAATCACTTCTAGTCAATATTTATTCAG GCAACTGGAAGCGTGCACAAAGCACCCTGAAACATCTTTTGGAACATCTATCTTCTAATAATGTAGATTTGAAAAGAATTCCACAAATGAGCTTGTCAGACTACATTGAAGGACTTTTTTCTGAAAAGTCAAACAATAAAGCGTCGTTCACATGGGATGCTAATATAAATTTAGATCAATTCAGTTATTCTTCATGGGATTCTAATGGTTCGACTAATTCGACTTCCACACGATCTGGACTGAGTGGACTCGCTAAGTTACTTGAGAAGTTACATGACATTTTGGTCATTACTGACACTGAAAAGATGCAAATACTTGCGGTTGTCGATCTTCTTGAAGAAATTAGTAATTCAAATGCGTCTTCACCGTATGGTGGTCTTGATGAATCTGGTCGAAG attttggGTTGCAGTGAGGTTTCAGCAGTTGTATTGTGCAAGGAGAGTCGGGAAGTTGCCGTTAGTGGGAGAGTTGACCATTGACTCAGCCCTTATCGCTTGGGCTTTCCACTCTGATTGTCTAGACAGTTTATTCGATTCTTTTCTAAATAACGATTCATCTTGGCAAGAAATGCGCAACATGGGTATTGGATATTGGTACACAAATAAATCACAGTTGCGAGTTAAG ATGGAGAGGCTGGCGAAACAGCAATATTTGAAAAATAAGGATCCAAAAGCTTGCACGCTTCTTTACGTAGCGTTAAACAGGCTGCAAGTTTTGGCAGGTCTTTATAAAATTAGTAAAGACGAAAAAGACAAGCCGTTAGTGGCATTTCTTTCACGTAATTTTCAG GATGAGAAAAATAAGGCTGCTGCTTTGAAAAACGCTTACGTCTTAATGGGGAGACATCAACTGGAGCTTGCGGTAGCTTTCTTTTTGCTTGGAGGTGATACCGCTTCTGCTATTAACGTCTGTACTAAAACTCTAGGAGATGAGCAGCTTGCTCTTGTAATTTGTCGTCTTATTGAAGGGTATAATGGTCCATCTGAACACCATCTTATATCCAAGTTTCTGCTACCATCTGCTTACGAAAATGGTGACTATTGGAAATCAAGCATTCTCGAG tGGGTTTTGGGGAACTACTCTAAAGCTTTTACGAGCATGCTTGGTGAGCAAGTTACGTCTCCAAGCGATAAACCGGCCCTCTTGTCCAACCATGCAGCGTTTAACGATTCAAGTGTCGGCCAATATTGCATAATGTTAGCAAACAAAAACCAGACGAAGAATGCAATTGGAGAACGAAATACCGCAACTCTATGTAGATGGGCAGTTTTGATGAGTTCTACTGCATTAAGCCGATGCGGTTTACCT GTTGAAGCGTTGGAGTGCCTGTCATCTTCTGTCAGTATATTCAATGGTTCCGAACAAAAAAGTGTATCGGATAATTCAGAAATTATAATTCTTGATGAGAGACTGAATCCATCTGCGTATTCCGCAAATTGGGTATCTGGCGATGCGGCTTTTCACGTTCTCTCACATGCAAAGTACAGTTTCGCAATGCAGTACGTTACAAATTTGTTAACAGAACATCCAAGTTGGCCACAAAGCGTCACACCGTCATCTGAAATTCCGTACAACGCACTGCTTTCaacttttgaaaacaagttaaacgCAGCGCTTGCATATTTTGAGCAGAAGTATTCCTTGACTCGTTACCATCTGATTAATATG ATTATTGTTTCTTTGTACAACCACGGCCTCATGTTCATCGGTAGCCATATGTTGCAACACGAGCGTTTTGCGTTAAACAGAAATCCATCCTACCCTACACTACCAACGCTCCTTTTAAAGGGTATCGAGGATTTCTCGTTTTTATTCTCGAAATATAACATGGTTTGTATGATGAATTGCTGCAACACCGAACCGCATTCCACTCAGACAAATATGGTAACTGGGAATCGCGGTTCTCGGTTAAGCTCATGCGGGATTTATATGAAGGATTTATTGTCCCTCATCTCAAAGTTAAAAAGTGGACTGAAACTCGTTGGTGATTCTTATGCCGAATGTTTTCTCGACTTATGTGAATATTACATATATTTCACGTCTGCATGGTTTCAAAAAAATCCGAAGAGCGTTATTTTTGTTTTGAAACCGATCTTGCTTACGTATTCCAATGAATCGGTAACGTTCAACTCCAACATGAAAATTATAAATGATTTTCTTCCGAAACTATCTGAGTTGTTGGATCACCATGAGATTTCCGTTCAGACCGTTGGATTAACGGTAAATGACGAAAACAGTCATGGCATACCTGAAAAAGATAAATGGCAAATTATACGGGCTTCTTTGTGCGGCCTCATGTCGGGATTTCTGAAACACCAAATCGATTTGTTACCCGAGAATCTTGAAGATAATTACTCCTTGGCTAAATTGCTGAAAGTGGAATCAGAACACGCGTTATCGTATTGTGCGAAACAGCTGGCATCGTTCCTGCTGCAGAAAGTGAAAGATCAATCGAACGAGTCTACAATTCTGTGGTTAGAGAATTTGTGTAGGTCAACACCAATAACCAATTATCGGGGTCTTGGTCAAggtgttgactttgactttaatCTTTCTAGAGTACTGAATAATGAAGAAGGATTGTCGACATTTGAAGTGCTATGGAGTATGTTTGACGATGAAAAAATGCTATGTGGAGATTTTGCAGTGGAATATTCGAAATGGTCGCAACTTATTAAACAAAAACATACGAAAGGATGGAATGATGTTTATACAAGCATCACAGGGGATCATGAACCCTCTGAAAATGACGATCGAGAAGCTGTTGACCATTCTATTGACCTTTCCGTTGACCATAGAGACCCAGATATAAAGATGAAACACTCTCCTTTTCAGAAGCCTAAAGAAGTACATAAAATAAATGGAGAACTGCTCGAG GCATTGTGCATCAACTCCATTGATCAACAACAAGCTGCAATTGCTTGCAATAAAAAG GGGATAATCTTTTATAACTGGGAAGACGGGCGGTCTTCCTTTGACAAGTCAAACTATATCTGGACAGATGTTGACTGGCCAACTGACGGATGGGCTGGATCCGAGTCCACTCCAGTTCCGACATGTGTTTCTCCCGGAATTGGTCTTGGTAGCCGAAAAGGGACCCACCTTGGTTTGGGTGGGGCGACAATAGGTGTCGGTTTAGCAAAACCAGTAAGCACATCTAGTCTTGGTTGGGAAATTCAACAAGATTTTGAAGAACTTGTTGATCCACCTGCAACCGTAGATAATATTAGAACACGCGCTTTCTCAAGTCACCCTTCAAGGCCTTTCTTCTTAGTTGGTTCAAGCAATACACATGTGTATCTATGGGAG TTTGGTAAAAATACAGCTACGGCTACGTATGGAGTTCTTCCTGCTGCAAATGTCCCACCGCCGTATGCTCTTGCATCGATCTCAGCCGTCCATTTTGATCATTGTGGGCAGCGATTCGCCACAGCAGCGTCGGATGGAACAGTGTGCACTTGGCAGCTTGAGGTTGGAGGAAGAAGCAATGTTCGTCCAACTGAATCGTCTCTCTGTTTTAACAACTACACGTC ggatgttacatatgttacttCAAGTGGGTCAATTGTGGCTGCAGTAGGTTATAGTTCCAATAACGTTAACGTTGTTATATGGGATACACTTGCTCCACCGACCACATCCCGAGCTTCCATTATGTGTCATGAAG GTGGTGCGCGGTCCATTTGTGTGTTTGCTGATGAGATGGGAAGCGGTTCGGTTTCTCCGCTAATCGTGACAGGTGGAAAAGGCGGAGATGTCGGAGTTCATGATTTCCGTTACATAGCCACCCGAAGACCAAAAAAACACACGAATTCTGATAACGATGAACAAAAGTTCAGTGCATCTTCAACCGCAGGCTTGCATAATAAACACGGGGATCAAAATCGAAATGGAATGTTGTGGTACATACCAAAAGCTCACTCTG GGAGTGTAACAAGAATATCGGCTATTCCGAATACGAGTTTTTTCTTAACTGGAAGTAAAGATGGAGATGTAAAGCTATGGGATGCTAAGAGGGCAAAATTGGTATATCACTGGCCAAAAATGCACGATAGACACACCTTCATTCAACCTAGCTCTAGAGGATTTGGAGGAGTTGTTAGG GCTGCTGTGACAGATATTCAAGTTGTTTCAAATGGTTTTCTTTCATGTGGTGGTGATGGTTCAGTTAAGCTGGTTCAACTTAGAGATTTACTATAA